A genomic stretch from Aquila chrysaetos chrysaetos chromosome 1, bAquChr1.4, whole genome shotgun sequence includes:
- the GRPEL1 gene encoding grpE protein homolog 1, mitochondrial — MAAVAQCVRAALRPRYPLLSFSLRTSPRLLCVATQQKNTGQNLEEDQSQSQNEQKVEPSSAEKILTEEKAKLEEQLKEVTDKYKRALADAENVRQRSQKLVEEAKLYGIQSFCKDLLEVADILEKATESVPKEEIKDENPHLKSLYEGLVMTELQIQKVFKKHGLLRLDPVGAKFDPYEHEALFHAPMEGKEPGTIALVSKIGYKLHGRTLRPALVGVVKDA; from the exons ATGGCGGCGGTGGCCCAGTGCGTGCGGGCCGCGCTGCGCCCGCGGTACCCGCTGCTGAGCTTCTCCCTGAG GACTTCTCCGCGACTGCTTTGTGTAgcaacacaacagaaaaatactggCCAGAACTTGGAAGAGGACCAGAGTCAGAGCCAAAATGAGCAGAAGGTTGaacccagctctgctgaaaaaattttaactgaagaaaaggcCAAACTGGAAGAACAACTAAAAGAAGTCACT gaCAAGTACAAGCGTGCCTTGGCAGATGCAGAAAATGTGAGGCAAAGAAGCCAGAAACTGGTAGAAGAGGCAAAGTTATACG ggATTCAGAGCTTCTGTAAGGACTTACTAGAAGTTGCAGACATTCTggagaaagcaacagaaagtgttccaaaagaagaaattaaggaTGAAAATCCTCACTTGAAGAGCTTATATGAAGGTCTTGTTATGACAGAACTACAGATTCAaaaggtgtttaaaaaacatgGCCTGCTCAGACTGGATCCTGTTGGAGCCAAGTTCGATCCCTATGAACATGAAGCATTGTTCCATGCTCCCATGGAAGGGAAGGAGCCTGGCACTATTGCATTAGTATCCAAGATTGGCTATAAGCTGCATGGGCGTACACTGCGGCCTGCCTTGGTGGGTGTTGTGAAAGACGCTTAG